DNA sequence from the Selenomonas timonae genome:
CGCCATGCGCACCATCTCCTCATGTGTCTCGCTACCAAGGCGGTTGAGGAGCACACCCGCGAGATTGACCGTGCGGTCATAGACACGAAAGCCGAGTGCCGTTGCCGCCGCAGACGCTCCGACGGATTTTGCGTCTATGACGAGGAGGACGGGCGCATCCAGCGCCTTTGCAATCGCAGCCGTCGAACTGACGCCGCGCCGCCCGCCGTCATAGAGCCCCATGACGCCCTCGATGACGGCGATGTCCGCATCCGCGCATTCGCGCGCGAAGATCTCCGTCAGACGCTCCTCCGGCACGAGCCACGTGTCCAGATTATGCCCCGTGCGCCCGCTCGCCAGCTGATGATAGCCGAGGTCGATGTAGTCTGGCCCCACCTTGAAGGACTGCACGCGAAGGCCACGCGCGCGCAGGGCTGAGAGAAGCCCTGTCACGAGCGTGGTCTTTCCGCCGCCCGACTGCGTCGCCGCAATCACAATGCGCGGGATATTCCACTGCATGAATCCATCTCTCCTTAGGGACGCGTGTTGTCAATGAGATACATGAGCGCGTTGATCGCCGCAGCAGCAATCGGGCTGCCGCCCTTCGTGCCCTCGACGGTGATATAGGGAACGATGCCGTGTGATGCAAGCGCCGCCTTGGACTCTGCCGCGCCCACAAAGCCGACGGGAATGCCCACGATGCAGGCGGGACGGATACCCTCCTCACGCACGAGGCGCAGCACCTCAAAGAGTGCCGTAGGCGCGTTGCCGATAGCGACAATACTGCCGTCGAGCGCCTTGCCGAACTGGCGCATGGCAACCATCGAGCGCGTAATGCCCTCTTCCTTCGCACGGACGGCAACCTCTGGATCGGCAACCAAACAGTGCACCTCACCCCCGAAGGAGGCGAGCTTCTTCTTGTTGATGCCCGTGCGCACCATCTCGACATCCGTATAGATGTGCGCACCCGCCTTCAGTGCCTCGATGGCACGGTCAATCGCCTCGGGATGCACGCGCGTGATCGGCGCATAGCCGACATCGCCCGATGCGTGAATCAGGCGCGAATAGAGCTTCGTCTCGCGCTCATCCAGATGAAGTCCCTCCAGATAGGGGGCAATCAGCTCCATGCTGCGGTTTTCAATCGCCATTGGCTCCTTGATAAAATCCATGGTTAACTCCTATTTCTACGATTCGCTGACCGAATCGACAAATGCCTTTATTTCTTCATAGCTGTGTGCCAAATGTGGATAGGAAAGCACGGGACGGTCAATCACGACGACGGGCAGATTGAGATCCGCCGCCGCCTGGAATTTGGCATCCGTTCCGCCAATCGTCCCGCTGTTCTTCGTGATGATGACATCCGCTCCGTATTTCTCGTACATACTGCGGTTCAGTTCGCGCGAGAATGGTCCCTGCATCGCAATGATCTGCGCCGGCGTCAGCCCGAGCCCCTCACAGAGCGCAATGACCTCCGCCGTCGGCAGAACGCGTGCAATGAGAGTACAGTCCGTAAGTGGCTCCGCCTTTACAAAGCGCTCCAGATTGCGGCTGCCCGTCGTCAAAAAAATATTTTTCCCGAAGCGTGCCGCGACCTCTGATGCCTCCTCATAGGAGTGCACGAGATGCACATTCTCATACGAAATGTCCGTGAGGTCGCGCTCAAAGCGGATGTAGGGAATCCCTGCCGCAGCGCACGCCGTCATGGCGTTGCGCGAAACATTGACGGCGTAGGGATGGGTCGCGTCGACGAAGACGTGCACGCCGTGCTCTGTGAAAAATGCGCGCAGGCCATCCTCGTCGAGTGGTGTGTCATTGATGAGGAGGCGACCGCTGCCGCTCTCCCGCTGTTCTGCGAGGAGCTGCTGCCCGTAGGAGCTGACCACCGACGCCGCCACGTCATATCCCGCTACACAGAGGCGGCGCACAATCTCACGTCCGTCCTGTGTGCCTGCTGCCGTGAATATCAAAGCCCCGGCTCCCGTTTCTGATAGCCGCGCGGTGTAATCATCCAGTCGCCCACCGTGCGCGTCTTCGAGTTGCCGATGATGACGAGTGAGAACATATTGATGTCCTCCTTCGTAAACACACCGAGCGTAGAGATCAGCGTTGACTCATTTGCGCGGCTCGCACCCGTCACAATGCCGACGGGCGTCTCCGGTGCACGATGGCGCAGGAAGATCTCCTGCACGGCGTTGATCTGCCCCACGCGCTTATTGCTGCGCGGATTGTAGAGTGCCGTGACGAAATCCCCCTTTGCCGCGAGCTCCGCACGCTCCTGAATGATCTCCCACGGCGTGAGCAGATCCGAGAGACTGATGACAACGAAGTCGTGCATGATGGGCGCACCAAGGAGACCCGCCGCCGCGCTCATCGCCGAGACCCCCGGAATGACGCCGCCGAATTCGGGGCGCTCCGCCTCATCCATCTTCACGAGGAGTTCGAGGACAAGCCCTGCCATCCCATAGATGCCGGCATCGCCGCTCGAGATGACGACGACTGTCTCCCCCGCCGACGCCTCCTTGAGCGCCGCGCGGCAGCGGTCAATCTCCTGCGTCATGCCCGTATCGAGTACCTTTTTCCCTTCGACCAGCTCCGCAATGAGATCCACATAGCGCTTGTAGCCGACGACCGTCGTTGCTTCTTCAATCGTACGCCGCGCGCGGTAGGTCATATCGTCCAGACTGCCGGGGCCGATGCCCACAACACTTATTTTTCCCATAAGAGTGCCACCGTCACTTTCCCAAATGATGTTTTCCCGAGCGCCATGCGCCCGCCTGCTTTACCTGCCGCACAGAGCGCCGCCGCTTCGGATACATTCCCGACGCCGATCGTCTGTCGGACAAAATCGGACTCCTTTAACCCGTATTGTTCAATCATTGCCGCAAGCACCTCGTTCGGAAAGAAGCGTATCTCCCGTCCGAGCGTCTCCGCCGCCGCAAGCAGCCCCGCCTCATCGCGCTTGACCGTCGTGCTCGCGAGGAGATCGATGTCAGACGGCTCGCGGCCGATCATGCCGCACGCCTCGGTCAGCGCACGCAGGATCTTCGCCTCGGGGATACCCGCACGGCAGCCGACACCCGCAATGAGGCGGCGCGGCACGAGATACAGGGTGCGCGGAGCGTTTTCCTGCGGGAGGTCATCCGCTGCCGTGATAATGACGCGGTACTCATCCGCACCCACGGGCGGTATAGCACCGCGAAAGAGACGCGCCTGCACGTCCTCTGCGCGCAGCTGCGCCTCGTAGAATGCAGCATGGGGCAAATCGCTCGCAATGTAATACGCGATTTCCTTGCCCTCGAGCAGCGCCGTATTGAGCACCTGTATCGCCGATTTTGGCACGGGGCGCAGCGCAAGCCGCGCGGCAATCGCATCGGGTGCAAGCATGCCCGTCACATCCGTTGCCGTCGTAATGACGGGGTCTGCGCCCACCGCCGCGCAGAGGTTTCGCGTGAGTTCATTCGCGCCGCCGATATGCCCCGAGAGGAGGCTGATGCCGTGCCGCCCCGCCTCGTCAAAGACGAGGACGGCGGGATCGTATAATTTATTTTCCACATAGGGCGCAATCATGCGCACGACAATACCCGTCGCCATCACGCAGACGAGTGCATCATAGCGTGTGAACGCTTCACGCATGACATCTGCGAGGCGTTCAAAATACACGATGTCATGCTCCGTCGAAACAACACTGCCGCGCAGACGCTCGGGCAGATGCACCGTCACACCGCCCTCCACAGCGCACGCGAGGCGGTCTGCGAGAGCCGCACCGCCCACAGTGAGCGCAAAGAGCGCTGTTCTCATGCTTTCGCGTCCCTGAACATGTGTGAGAACTGCGGTGCGTAGAGCTGCGAAAGCTCATATTCTGTATTGAGGCAGTCCCCGACCACGATCATCGCCGTGCGGTCGATATCCTCCGCCTTTACCTGCTCCGCAATCGTCGCGAGCGTGCCGCGCAGAATCTTCTGCTCCGGCCATGTCGCACGCTGCACAATGGCAATCGGCGTGGTCTCCTCGTAGCCGCCCGCGATCAGCTCCGCCGCAACCTCCTCGATCATCGCAATCGAGAGGAAGATGCACATCGTCGCATGATGTGCCGCAAGGCTGCGCAGCTTCTCGCGCTCCGGCACGGGCGTACGCCCCTCGTTGCGCGTGATGATGACCGTCTGCGAGATGCCGGGCAGCGTATACTCCTGCCGCAGTGCCGCCGCCGTCCCGAGGAAAGAACTCACGCCCGGCACAACATCATAGTCGAAGCCGCGCTTCTCCCATGCGTCCATCTGCTCCTGTATTGCGCCGTAGATCGCGGGATCGCCCGTATGGAGGCGCACGGTCATCTTTCCGTCGGCTTCCGCCTGGGCGATGACCTCCACCACCTCGTCCAGCGTCATATGCGCCGAGTTGTGGATCTCCGCCCCTTCCTTACAGTAGTCGAGCAGCGCGGGATTGACGAGCGAGCCCGCATAGATGACGACATCTGCCTCCGCAAGATAGCGTGAGCCCTTCACCGTGATAAGTTCGGGATCACCGGGACCCGCACCAACAATATGGATCATATATATTCCTCACTTTCTCTGAGCAGTGATAATGTAAATGGGATTGAGCGCCTTTGCCATATCGTACGGGCCGACGCGCTCTAGTCGGCTGATCTGCACCTGTATTGCCTCGTAGGTATAGCGGTC
Encoded proteins:
- a CDS encoding precorrin-8X methylmutase produces the protein MDFIKEPMAIENRSMELIAPYLEGLHLDERETKLYSRLIHASGDVGYAPITRVHPEAIDRAIEALKAGAHIYTDVEMVRTGINKKKLASFGGEVHCLVADPEVAVRAKEEGITRSMVAMRQFGKALDGSIVAIGNAPTALFEVLRLVREEGIRPACIVGIPVGFVGAAESKAALASHGIVPYITVEGTKGGSPIAAAAINALMYLIDNTRP
- the cobK gene encoding precorrin-6A reductase, producing the protein MIFTAAGTQDGREIVRRLCVAGYDVAASVVSSYGQQLLAEQRESGSGRLLINDTPLDEDGLRAFFTEHGVHVFVDATHPYAVNVSRNAMTACAAAGIPYIRFERDLTDISYENVHLVHSYEEASEVAARFGKNIFLTTGSRNLERFVKAEPLTDCTLIARVLPTAEVIALCEGLGLTPAQIIAMQGPFSRELNRSMYEKYGADVIITKNSGTIGGTDAKFQAAADLNLPVVVIDRPVLSYPHLAHSYEEIKAFVDSVSES
- the cobJ gene encoding precorrin-3B C(17)-methyltransferase, whose protein sequence is MGKISVVGIGPGSLDDMTYRARRTIEEATTVVGYKRYVDLIAELVEGKKVLDTGMTQEIDRCRAALKEASAGETVVVISSGDAGIYGMAGLVLELLVKMDEAERPEFGGVIPGVSAMSAAAGLLGAPIMHDFVVISLSDLLTPWEIIQERAELAAKGDFVTALYNPRSNKRVGQINAVQEIFLRHRAPETPVGIVTGASRANESTLISTLGVFTKEDINMFSLVIIGNSKTRTVGDWMITPRGYQKREPGL
- a CDS encoding cobalt-precorrin 5A hydrolase, with product MRTALFALTVGGAALADRLACAVEGGVTVHLPERLRGSVVSTEHDIVYFERLADVMREAFTRYDALVCVMATGIVVRMIAPYVENKLYDPAVLVFDEAGRHGISLLSGHIGGANELTRNLCAAVGADPVITTATDVTGMLAPDAIAARLALRPVPKSAIQVLNTALLEGKEIAYYIASDLPHAAFYEAQLRAEDVQARLFRGAIPPVGADEYRVIITAADDLPQENAPRTLYLVPRRLIAGVGCRAGIPEAKILRALTEACGMIGREPSDIDLLASTTVKRDEAGLLAAAETLGREIRFFPNEVLAAMIEQYGLKESDFVRQTIGVGNVSEAAALCAAGKAGGRMALGKTSFGKVTVALLWEK
- the cobM gene encoding precorrin-4 C(11)-methyltransferase → MIHIVGAGPGDPELITVKGSRYLAEADVVIYAGSLVNPALLDYCKEGAEIHNSAHMTLDEVVEVIAQAEADGKMTVRLHTGDPAIYGAIQEQMDAWEKRGFDYDVVPGVSSFLGTAAALRQEYTLPGISQTVIITRNEGRTPVPEREKLRSLAAHHATMCIFLSIAMIEEVAAELIAGGYEETTPIAIVQRATWPEQKILRGTLATIAEQVKAEDIDRTAMIVVGDCLNTEYELSQLYAPQFSHMFRDAKA